From the genome of Vicia villosa cultivar HV-30 ecotype Madison, WI unplaced genomic scaffold, Vvil1.0 ctg.000106F_1_1, whole genome shotgun sequence:
ctcccaagtgACATtaccacctgctggtcctccccaagctactctgaccaacgctatctccttaccacgcaattgtttcaactttcggtcttcaatcctcataggcaatgcttcaactgtcagattatctttcacctgcacatcatccacttgaaTCACATGAGAAGGATCCGCAATTTATTTCCTTAATtgagatacatgaaacacatcgtgcaagTTCGCAAGTGTAGGCGGCAACGCAATACAATAAGCTACTTCTCCCAccctttccgtaatctgaaacagaccaatgaaacgcggcgtcaacttctttTACTTCAGCGCTCGACCAACACCACTCATAGGAGTCACTCTCAGAaatacatgatctccctcttggaatttcaatgttctccgcctcttatcatgatagctcttctgacgactctgagaagctttcatcttctcccgaatcatcttgatcttttctgtagtttcatgaacaatctccggtccaatcacaacactctcaccagattcataccagcataaaggcgtcctacatcttctaccatacaaagcctcaaacgcaaccataccaatactcgaatgaaaactattgttgtaggtaaattcaatcaaaggtaaataactatcccaaacaCCACTTTTCTCCAGTACACAAGCAcacaacaaatcttctaacgattgaatagtcctctcTATTTGACCATCAGTCTacagatgataagcagaactcaatctcaatttagtacccaaagctttttGCAAACCTTCCTAAAATCTAGATGTAAACCTtcctagaatttttttttatgaactaGGATAAATTTCATTCCTATTTAAATTAAGAAATTGGTGAATAGTTAAAGAAGTACACCGAAAAAAGTCTCTTGAAAGACTATATAATTCTCTAATGGATGGAGAATATAGTATATGTGCAATGTTAGACTTGAATGCTTAAGTCATTTTCTTATAATCCAAAAGTTCAAgtctacttatttatttttttataaaaatttaaaattaattaaaaatatttaatttgttattagaaaagTGAATTAACATGAAATTAGCATAGTCATGGTCAGGTAAACCAAATTATCATTTTACTTTAGCAAAAAACATTAAATACTATTTAGAACTAAATTAAATGTgctttgaaattctcaaaaaaaatggaaaaacatTTATAAAGAAACTAAAGTCAATATTTATATGAAATCTTACACATATATAAAAGTCATGTATACATGTTTAATGATTTCTATGAAAAAAAACGTGGCATGTGTTTGCTGACCACTAttgtatatttataatattcttctatttatattatattattggtGCTGTCACACGAAGAACATATGGTTTAAGCACATGtactttgttttttcttttaaaagtaaGCTGTCACTAGTTGACCTTTTACTAACCCTTACTAactatatattatttttctttatatatattctTAGTCTACACTTTCGTTTATAAATATCACCAGAAGTTCTCACTTCTTCAAAGAGCAAAAGCATAATATAGCCGAAACCAAAGCATGATCATGAAGTATTTCACTCTAGTTTACACATGGGTTATagattttcttatttattatccTTTCTCTAAGCTCCATGCTTTTCACTTTCCAATAGTTCGAGGAATACACACTGCCTTAGAGGAAGATGTGTGTCTCTGCAAATTACAAAAAGAAGATGAGACCAAGAACAACACTTGCCCTCTTTGTAAAGAATCTTTGAAACCAAAGAGAGCCATCACAAAGGTCGAAGCTGAAGTTCTTAAATTTGATTTTTGTAAAATCCGTAGTGATAGAGATCGTGATGATTGGTGGTTACGTTGAGTAATGTATATAATTTTCATTGTAGGCTACGAATCTTGATTAAAATGTCTACGAATCTTGATAGTAAATGCATGTAGTTGGGAAATTATCAAATCAAAATGTTGATATCAACTTATCAAATGAATGTCTATGAATTTATACAGTTATTTTAACTTAAGAAAAACTAAATTATTGACTTGGTTGCCTTTTCAATTTCTAcaatcatttatttaattaagaatttatatattattttaacattataaataacattatttataatgttatttgtcaaaaaataataacaCTATTTATGGCACTTAAATTAGGATACCCTAATTTAAATAACATTATAAATAAATGACTTATAAATAAGTGACTTATAATAATGTAGAGtgctgttattttttttttttatcaaagcaAAGTTaacttcttttatttattaaaatagattCAATACAACGAGGTATATAATTAACATAACTACGCCGAGActaagaattggccgcctttgtTAAACAATGAGCAATCATATTCGCTTGACGTTTAACAAACTCtacctcaaagtttggaaaataaAGTAATAACAACTTAATAGAACGAATGATAAAACTGAACTCGGAACCTCCTAAGGAATTGGAATGGATAGCGTGtaccacttgttttgaatcactcGCAAAGACAGCATGTTCAAGATGGAGGGCTAAAGCTCCTTGGATAGCTTCCTTCAAAGCCAAAGCCTCCGCTTCTTGGATAGAAGAAGAACCCACATCCCAAGCGACACCCGCATTAACAAAATTCCCCAAATCATCCCGAATACACCAACCTCTATTAGTAGTTCCACGATTGCGGTTAAAACTCGCGTCGACATTACACTTGATCCAACCAGTAGGGGGGAATCCATTGATGATTTTGAAGGGGGGTCATCTCTCTATCTTGAGAATTTTGAGCCAACCACCACTCTTGCCACTTTTGAAAATCTAACCACCCAAGCCTCGATGCCTCCTCCTTTTCATTGTTCCAAATGAAGTCATTCCTATTATCCCATAAAATCTCTATCATAGCAAAGCGCTCAGCTACTTTCCTATCCTCCTTACTACATAAATTTAGAATAAGAGATCTAATGTTATTAGAAAGATGAAGAAGAGGTGCGACGGTGTCATACAAATCTGCTTCCTTCCAACAAGAGTTAGTTTTCGGACACCCGAAAAAAACATGTCAATCATCCTCCTCTGCAACCCCGCAAAACTGACATGTAAGTGGACAAGGGACATGATGATGACTTAGCCAGACCCGAGAAGGCAAACAACCTGAATAAATTCACCAAAGAAGATGTTTCACTCGAGGAGGAGCAAGAATAGACCACAATCCAATCCAATTAACCTCATTAGTCTCCGGAATAAAAAGCGTATGTCTATTCTTCCAAACACGGTACCCTAACCAAACACTATATTGGCCATCCTTTTCATCCTTCCAAACCAATCGGTCAACGGTAATGTCCTCAATTAACGGAACATAAGTAATAGCTTCCGCTCCTACACAATCAAACAGCTCTCAAATCAACCTCATATTCCATTATTTAACGTTAGGTAACAACAAATCTTTGACAACCAAATTATAAGTACCTTGTTGCTGAGGCCCATTCACACACCCCACAACTCTCCCCCGAATCCAAGGTTCGTGCATCACCTATATCTGGCTGCCATCACCTATACTCCACCTACAACCAAGCATAAGTACTTCTCTGGCTTTCCAAATACTCCTCCAAACAAAACTAGGATTATATATGAGATTACCTTCAAAGAAATATGTTTTAGGGAAGTACCTTGCTTTGAAGAATCTGGACACTAACGCTTGCGGATGATTCATGATAATATTGACATCGTATACtaatatcatatataatttaatCATTTACAACTATTGATGTAACAAAATGAGAGAGAAAATAATAGTAAGAAACAACACCCGATATAAAACTGTATAGTAATACAATGTTGGTCATCTAATAGGGTGTCCAAATAACATTTATCTTAAAATGTATTACCATCAACATATTGTCAATTTCATGATTAAAATGACACGGGGACTATGATGTTATACGTAAGTAACTCGTCCTTTCAAATCTTGTATTTGAGGGGTTGTGGACTAATATGTCTTTTCTTAACTACATTGCCTTTTTAGGCCCCTTTCTTGGGAAGCTCTGGATTGATGTTTTATCTTAACCACATAAGTCTTTCAGACTATGTGCTTATGGGGGTGTTGACTAAAATAACATTGGTTGGACCTCAAAGTTCCCGGTCTACTAACTCTTCAACCCACAAGCACACTTGGCATCCACCTTTGGGCCCAATAAAACTTATTTGGACCACACTCTCATCTAAACCTCCGATGCCCAAATCATTGTATGACAATGGTGAGACGTGGCACCGCCAGCAGCATTAGTGGAAATGAAGGACCCATAACGAAGATGCAGGCTACTTTGCAAGAGTTACGTTGCTGAAATAAAACCATACAAGACAACATTTTCCTCTTCAGAAACAATGACACGAGGTCGATCCACCAGACAGTACAAAGATCCTAGATCCACTTCCTATCTCTGGTGAAATCCATGACACACTCGTACTCGAAGAATTTCAAACTACCGTCGTTGGTAGCATTTGACTGGAATAGTGACTCCCAAGAGCACATCACTGTTATCAATTCTCATATGGTGATAATATACGCCACCGACTCCCATAAATGTAAGCTCATATCTGAAACGCTCAAAGAGGTGATATTGAAATGGTAAATGAACATGCCTAGGCTCTTGATAACAAACTACCAGGATCTCTAAAGAAAACATATTCATTAGTTCTCACCGAAGAAACAACATATGATTTAAACAGCTAGTTTGTTCAATGTCAACTGTGGGATTTTTAATCCTTGAGAGAGAGTACCTAACCGAGTTTAACAAGGCCATAATCAATGTGGTTTATCCCAACCTATAAACATTTTTGGGAGCTTTACATTATGGATTGAAAGTCGGGCATTTCAATGAGTCCTCTGTCCAAAAGTTgattgattctaaggcacaaattATGGAATGAATTAAGTGTGGCATGAATGGAGCCTGGTGTTGGCGTACCTGAATCCCCCAACAATAGTGCATAAACTATTACATGTCACTCGTGCGTGATAAAACGGCCTTCAAATGCAGAGGGGGGGCAATGGAGAGCTACGCCTCACCTAACAATAGGGGAGAAAATTTAGCGTGAAATAACTCACACAAATGTTATATTGCCTCCTCCAACACCAAAGTGGGAGGTTATGAGGAACAAGCCGAAAAAGTTGTGTACATACCACAAAATAAAAGGTTACCATACAAATGACTTTAATCATCTAAATAAGGAAATAATATGCCTTATTAAAGAAAGATTTGTCTAAGGAACCTCAGAGAAGTCAGGATGTATGTCTCTCCCTTCAGGACGGGATAAACCTAGAAGCTCCCGACCTTAGAGGAACAAAGAGTTTGAAGAAACAAGAGAGGATATACTAGTCCATAACACACTCAACACTATCGATAAAGGCTTCCCTAGAAAAAGGGAATCTAGTTTTTCCCAAAGAAGTTACTCGTGCCATGTAATTCACATGGTGGACTCTCCTCCGCAGCCAAATTCGAATCGTGAGCCTGAAATCAACTTCTCCGAGAAATATGCATCATAGAATATTAAATTGAGATAAATTGTCATCGACGCCCCTTATTCTCGGGAGAATATGTCTAAGTTAGGGGTTACATTTCCCCAAAAACCATGTTCGAGCTGCGTGAGATATCCAAGAATATTAAAATAAGACAATTTGTCATCGACGCCACTTCTTCTTACAATATCATCATTAGGTGCCTCACCTTCAATATGCTAGAGGTCGCCCTATCAAAGCTCTATTTGCCATGAAGTAACAATCTTAAAGAGATCTATAAACTATCTTAAAGAGCTACTGATGCATTTTTAGGATAAAGAAGAAGGCAATGGCTGCCCCAACCACACCAAAGTCCAACTTTCATGAAGTAAACTTCGTCAACCTAGACTCCGAAGCACAATATATAGATGAAAGATTGATGCCCACAGAAGATCTGGAAAAATCTGGGTAACATTGCTCAAATTCTCAATAAAAAACTTGGGCACTTTCCTTACAGACAACAAAGAAAAAGAGTTAACACCTTGATCGAACCAATGATTTAGAGGAAGCGCAAGAGGGCGATGAGAGCATGGAAGGAGCGATTCAAAGTTGAATGTGGGCTTATGCCCCCACTAAAATATACACATATATGTTTATTCTTCCCTGTACATTGATTAGACAATACTACTAGCTTAACAGATAGATTAATAATAcaccatataaaatcaaattaatttaattttctaatataTAACTGCTATTTCATAAAACGTGTTATTGAATTTAAGTATAACACAATAGTATTTAGATTCATGAAAttgatataaaattataaattgttGTGTGAATTGTTCATGTTAAATTcttcaaaattaaaaatcatgATACAATaggatagattttttttttgtaatcaagatTATATAAACGAGAGAACTAAGGGTTTTCCAATCTTTTTACACGAAACCGGGAAAAAAAACcgccaaaataaagaaaaattaccAACCAATTTAAGTTACGAAAGGAAACACAACGGATCATTTGTAAACTCGTAAAAACTATAATTGGAATTGGTAATATCTCCCAaaaaagaccacttccaaacTAAAATCTTTATGTTCCATACCGTATTATCCATACTTTAATCTTCGTTCCGGAAATTAAtcccaataaaaaaaatatattattctttaaaaataattcaattggaatatatattatttaacaatataaaaattacacATACATTCTCACAAATCTAaatgtgaaaaatattttatatgtaaaaagTGAtacaatgataaaaaaataattccATAAATAATGAAATGACTTTTATGAAATTATACGTCATAattaaaaagtgataaaaatattttataagtaaTGATTAAAAAGTGATATAATGATTAAATAATGGGTTAAATACCTTTTACCCCCTGTCAAATAAGCGAGATTTGGTTttgccccctttaaaaaaaaaattgttgcgtAGACCTTACCAAATGCAGATTCCAGCCATTTAAACCTTTTACCATGTTTTTACCTAGAACACCAGGTTGCCATCCTACGTGTCTGTTACCAATGCCATTTTTTTTAACCAGTTGCCACGTTGGCACATCATCATCGTTTACCCTCCTTCTTCCTTACAGAACATAAAATCCCCAAATCGTGAAAGCTTGAACACTAGGGTTTGGCAAATCGTGTCCATCATCAAAGGCTGCGCAGACttattcttcatcatcttcttcgtcgTCATCATCATCACTAATAGGCATGGATCAAAGCTACAGCAATGGAAGCAGCAACTCGCTTGAGATTTCGAGTGTTCCCTAGTGTGGTTGTCGTTTGCCAATGAAGATGTGGGTAGCAAATACAATGCAAAATAGAAACCGGAAGTTTTGGAAGTGTCGTTTGGCTGGGGTAATATTTCGTATGATTTATATATTTGGCTGGGTTAATTTGACTCATGATATATATGTGTTTTATGCCAATTTTTGTTGATGTTTGCAAGGTCTTAATTCTTGTGACTTGTTTTTATGGGACGACGAATTTGCCACAGCCATGGGTGAAAGTACAAAGAGTGAAAACCGTGACTGCAAGAAATGTAATGTTGCATTGGTGAAGTTGGAAATAACAGTGAAAAAGCTTGAAAAAACAAAGTTGAAAGTTACCATAATGCAGAAGAAGATGTATCAGATGAAAATGGTCTTCATGTTTTGCTTGATCATGCTTGCAGTGATTTTGAAGTTCAAGATCTAGGCCTTAGAGTTCTATAATAACAAGATTGTTCTTAGTATGTATGCTTGTGTTAAGTTGTTATAGTATCCTTGGTTTAAGTTGTTGTAATCTTGTGTTGGGTTTGGTTAAATTCAGTCATGAAGAAGAATTATGTAAACTCCAAATGAATCAATGGAAATTTATGTTTACAATTTATGGCATTAGATGTATTAAActatatcattgttttgtttataTTGTGTAATGAATTAATTGTGCACCAGAAAATAAATTGTAAACAGCTAATGAACACAAAATGTTGTTCATATTAATCAAGACCTTAAGTCTTATATTGTCATAAACATTAACTTACACAAAACAAGAGTCAAAGATCACTTGTTCAAAACACCATTAACTTACACAAAACATAACATTGTCATAAAGATTACAAAACATGAGACAAAACATAAAGAGACTAGATTCTATTTCTTTGCTttcttgtttgatttgtttgatccACTTCCCTCCTCTTCATCTGTCAATGACATTGGTTGGTCACTATTGGATCCTGGCCCTGTAAatggttttggttttttaaaccaatttatcttAATTCTTTCACTTGACCTCTTTCTCATTGGCTTGATCTCTTTCACTACTTTCCTTGTCTTGGTGGACTCTTTGTAATTCTGAGCAGTGGTGATGTCTGGTAGGCTTGTTATGATATCATCAGAAATTCCATCAAAATAGTCAGTCTGAGCTGGATCAGTTGGGATAACTTCACTTGCTTGTGTTGCATCAGTAGGGTTAACTTGACTTGCTTGTGTTACATCAGTAGGGATAACTACACTTGCCTGTGTTTCTACAGCACCTTCATCATGGTTTGCAgcattttgagtagaaccctCTCCATCTGCATGCTGAGTTGTTTGTGTTGATGCAGTTGTCTTCACTTTTTTCTATCAAACAACAGAAATATCAGTTAGAATTATCAGTATCAATAGTCACACATTAACAACACCTTAGGTTTGTACATCATACCTTTCTCTTGAGAGCATTTTCATCCTGAACTGAGCTTTTACAAGACTGTGCATTATGCCCAAACTtatcacatgttgtacatctaTAGGAGACTCCTGGCAACCTTCTTCTAGCCCCATCTTCACCAGTCTCTCTGATCCTTAGTTTTCTAGGCCTCCCTGGACCCATTTTAAATATTGGTGGCAACAATTCATCTGATTCTACTTCAGGCCACATATCCTGGCCATTAATGGGACTAATAGCAAAACTATAACAAGACTTATACCTATCTCTAGAGTAACACTCATCCACAAAATCCTGGGGGTTTTGTTGTCTAAAACCTAATGCTGCTACAGCATGCCTACTGGGAACGCCCACCAGCTCCCAAAAGTTACAACTGCATGACCTTTTTGAGATATCCACTATAAACTCTTGGGTATTGAAAGAATGTGTGACCTGAAAGTGTTCATTCATTGCCCAAGTAGGCAGCCAATGAGCACTCAATGAAACCTCCTTGTCTAATCTTTTCCTAGGTATGGGCATGACCTTATGTGGCCATTTTTCTAGCTTCAAAGCAGATGTTGAGCACCTATTCATTAAATACTTTCTGATCCATTCACACATGGTCAGAATTGGCTTATCCCTAGCATCTAGTATTGTTGCATTGAAAGATTCAGAAATGTTGTTCATTAGAACATCACATTTTGGGAAAAAATtaaaagcatgcttacaccagCTTTTTGGTTGAACTCCCATAAGCCAACTCCATGCCTTTGGATCAAGTTCTTTTAGCTCATTCATCTTAGTCATCCATCCTTGGTAGTATGTTGCTTTTGCTGCCCCCATCATCAAGTCCCTTATCAATGCTCCTCCTCCAAATTTCTTTTTGAAGTTAGCATATAGATGTCTCAAACACAGTCTGTGTTCCACCCTTTCACCCATGTCTTCAAAAACTGAAACCAGTCCCTGCAATCACAAAGTCAAAGACATATAATTTGTCACAAACAACAAATACCACAAAGAAGAACAAAATTTCACAAAGACACATAACTATAGAATTAACCTTTTGTTGGTCAGATATAAACACATATCTGTTGTCTTGTCCaatgtcacccataagcaaatcAATAAACCATTTCCAAGTTTCCTTGTTCTCTATTTCAACTACTCCAAAATGCTAAAGGGAAATACTGGTCATTGGGTTCCCTACCCACAGCAATTAGCAACTGACCACCATATTTTGTTTTCAAGTGACACCCATCTACCCCAATGAAGGGTCTGCAGCCATTAGTGAACCCCTTTTTGCAACCATCAAAACAAAAGTAAAAGGACCCAAATCTTGGTTGTATGGATGGACTAGGTCTATTGACAGTGATACTCACAGTATTACCAGGGTTAACTCTATGTAGCTCAGATGCATACCTCCTCAAATCAGCATATTGCCTATCTGCATCTCCCTCAAGAATCCTCTTGGCTATGAGCTTTGCCTTCCATGCCCTTGCAACAGTGATGCCCACAGAAAAATTCAGCCTCAAGTCTTGAATAATGTCAGTAATCCTAGCACTTTGTGATGTTTGCATTTTTTTTACAACAGCCTTGGCCACCCACCTTGAGCTTGCAGATCTGTTGTCTAGAACCCTAGCACATGCGTCCTTATCAAATATTGTTTTTATAGCAAAAGTATGTTTGTGGCCCACCTTTGAACAAAGTATTAAAAACCCACACTTGGCCCTACATTCCACCCTAACCCTGTAGCTCTCGTTTTTCACAAACTTTATTTCCCTACCATTTAATACTGGCCACTCACGTATAGCTTCTCTAAACTCATCAAgggaattaaattccataccccaCTCGAATTTAAAATTCTTATTGAAATGCTCCTTTTTAAGCTTTTCAAACTTGTGACCTTTGTCCTCATCTGATAAATCAGGGTCTGAGCTGTCCAACTCGTCAGTTACATATTCATCTCCATCttccatttctttcttttctgaACCCCTCATAACATCTCATAGGGAAGGAGATTCCTTCCTAGGTACAGAAACATCCACATCTTCAAACCCATCCTCCAACCCAGTGGCACGTTCATCCTCACTATCTCCTAATCCTTCCACTCCTTCTTCATCACTATGATCTTGAACACCTATTTCATTCACACATCTAGGGCTAACAACTGGAAATGAAACATCTACTACATCATGCTCTACATACATGACACCCTCTACTTCATTGGCAAAAGAAAATGCAGCAACATCATAACAGTCATCATCTTTcttaatttggaaaaagttgggATCAATTTCAACAACCTTTGTCCATACCCTAAATGTGCCTTCACTGTAACCCCACTCATTCAACAGCTTGTTAACGCAAATCATGGTAAAGTTGTCAATGTGAATGTCAGTTACATGTGTCGTTACCCCTCCCCTGTATATCATAGCCCCGTCACCCATGCTCACAAATTCCCCTCCATGATTGAAAGCAACACTTATTAAATGCATATTCT
Proteins encoded in this window:
- the LOC131624128 gene encoding uncharacterized protein LOC131624128 — translated: MEDGDEYVTDELDSSDPDLSDEDKGHKFEKLKKEHFNKNFKFEWGMEFNSLDEFREAIREWPVLNGREIKFVKNESYRVRVECRAKCGFLILCSKVGHKHTFAIKTIFDKDACARVLDNRSASSRWVAKAVVKKMQTSQSARITDIIQDLRLNFSVGITVARAWKAKLIAKRILEGDADRQYADLRRYASELHRVNPGNTVSITVNRPSPSIQPRFGSFYFCFDGCKKGFTNGCRPFIGVDGCHLKTKYGGQLLIAVGREPNDQYFPLAFWSS